CAAGGTGATGTACCGGGAAAATGCCTGAACAGCTCTGGTTTACTGAACTCTTAAATCGTTATTTCGGTGGGATTGCCGCTTCATTGCTGCACATGGTCGGCTTGCAGCCTAAATACGCTGACGCGCCTATTACCAATCCCGTGGCCATGGAAATTTTGGTCGTCCTGCTTTTGCTGGTGTTTTTCGTGGCGGTGCGGGCCAGTCTTTCCGTGGAAAAGCCCGGAGGCTTGCAGCATTTGGCGGAAGCAACCGAGGAATTCATTGCCGATCAGGCCCATGGCGTGATGGGACACGGCTATGAGCGCTATATCCCTTACGCCGTCACTATCGGCTATTTCATTCTTCTGGGAAATTTGCTGGGACTGGTTCCAGGATTTGAATCGCCCACGGCTAATCCCACCGTCCCGCTTGGATGCGCGGTTCTGACTTTTGTCTATTACCATTTCCACGGGCTGCGAGTTCAGCGCCATCATTACATCAAGCAGTTCATCGGTCCCGTTTGGGCGCTGGCGCCGCTCATGTTTGTGATTGAAGTGGTGAGCCACTTTGCCCGCATCCTGTCACTGACCGTCCGTCTTTACGCGAATATGTTTGCCGGTGACATGGTCACCTTGGCGTTCTTTTCTTTGGTCCCTGTGCTGGTTCCGGTCGTATTTCTGGGCCTGCACTTGTTCGTATCGCTCGTTCAGACATTCATCTTCGTCA
This DNA window, taken from Terriglobia bacterium, encodes the following:
- the atpB gene encoding F0F1 ATP synthase subunit A → MPEQLWFTELLNRYFGGIAASLLHMVGLQPKYADAPITNPVAMEILVVLLLLVFFVAVRASLSVEKPGGLQHLAEATEEFIADQAHGVMGHGYERYIPYAVTIGYFILLGNLLGLVPGFESPTANPTVPLGCAVLTFVYYHFHGLRVQRHHYIKQFIGPVWALAPLMFVIEVVSHFARILSLTVRLYANMFAGDMVTLAFFSLVPVLVPVVFLGLHLFVSLVQTFIFVMLTLVYLGMAVSEEH